Genomic window (Cloacibacillus sp. An23):
AGAAGAAATATCCCAACGCGATAAAGTGTCTGGAGGACGGGCTTGAAGATTCCTTGTCCTACTACGCCTTTCCACAGACAGAGGCAAAGAAAATATCGTCGACAAATATGCTGGAACGGCTGAACAGGGAGATACGTAGGAGAACGAGAGTCGTAGGGATATTCCCGAACGAGGGTTCGTACACGAGACTCGTTACGATGCACCTGATAGAGTATTCGGAAGACTGGTCGGTAAACAGAAACGGATATTTCGGTCCAGGTTCGATACAAGCCATGTTGACGCAAGCCGGTGTATGAACGCGAGGCATATTTGTACTGAAAACAGATGTTTTTGCGAACATAGCTTGACACTAGGGGAGTGCCTCGTCCGTCGCCGATAAATATTCTTGGGCTTAACATAGTTTTTGAGTCGCGTATGCAGTATTACTATCTCGGTCTTGTGTTCGTTGCCGTCGTCGCGGCTTTTTTCTACCGCATTACGACGTTAAGGCTGGGCGATAATCTGATCGGCGTGCGCGGGAACGAAGAGCTTGCGGAATCGCTTGGCATTGACACTATGAAAAACAAGGTTTTTGCATTCACTGTCGGCGGCATGCTTGCTGGATTTGCCGGTTCTTTCTATGCGCACTACATTTTGTTTATAAGCCCGGTTACTTTTACTATCACAGAGTCTATCAACATTCTGGTTATGGTAATTTTTGGCGGAATGAGCACGATGCTCGGGCCGATTCTTGGTGCGATGGCTCTGACTGTGTTGCCGGAATTTTTGCGGACGGCAGGAGCGTTGAGGCACGTTATAGCGGATTAACTAAAACAGCAAACATTTATGTATGTCATTTCGGCAATCTTTTGGCTGGAGTCTCCATCCATAACACCGCAGCTGGATAGAACGGAATAGACGTGAAAGGCTGTTGAGTACTGAATGGAGGCTCCGCCTCACTGCGGGGCGATGTGCTTAAAAGAAGTGAATCGGGGATGTCTGTGAAGGGGCAGCTTGGAGAACTGGCGCAGAAATAAACGGCTTCCAATAAAAATTTGACAGATTTTTTCTAGCATAAGAAGCGGGGCGTTTTCACTAAGAAAACGCCCCGCTTCTTACTGTCTTATCCTATTTAGCCTATTTCACGTTTGCGCTTTTCTCCACTATAACCCCTCTGTTCTTCTCGCCGTCCATGTAGGCGGCGAAGTCGCCTTTGTAGAC
Coding sequences:
- a CDS encoding branched-chain amino acid ABC transporter permease; translation: MPRPSPINILGLNIVFESRMQYYYLGLVFVAVVAAFFYRITTLRLGDNLIGVRGNEELAESLGIDTMKNKVFAFTVGGMLAGFAGSFYAHYILFISPVTFTITESINILVMVIFGGMSTMLGPILGAMALTVLPEFLRTAGALRHVIAD